The Pongo abelii isolate AG06213 chromosome 20, NHGRI_mPonAbe1-v2.0_pri, whole genome shotgun sequence genome window below encodes:
- the PONPYGV1R1805 gene encoding vomeronasal 1 receptor ponPygV1R1805 (The RefSeq protein has 1 substitution compared to this genomic sequence), whose protein sequence is MASRYVAVGMMLSQTVVGVLGSFSLLLHYLSLHYIGCRLRSADLIVKHLIAASFLTLLCKGVPQTMAAFRVRYFLNAIGCKLVFYLHRVGRGVSTGTTCLLSVFQVITVSSRKSRWAKLKEKAPKHVGFSVLLCWILCMLVNIIFPIYVTGKRNHTNITVNKDLGDCCGRGNNKIAQTLRAMLLSFPDVLCLGFMLWASSSMVCILHRHKQRVQHIHRSNLSPRASPENRATQSILIPVSTFVSSYTLSCLLQVCMALLDNPNSLLVNTSALMSACFPTLSPFVLMSCDPSVYRLCFAWKRRQDLLTSS, encoded by the coding sequence ATGGCCTCCCGGTATGTGGCAGTGGGAATGATGTTATCACAGACCGTGGTGGGAGTCCTGGGgagcttctctcttcttctccattATCTCTCCCTTCACTACATTGGGTGCAGGTTAAGGTCCGCAGATTTGATTGTTAAGCACTTGATTGCAGCCAGCTTCTTGACTCTCCTTTGTAAAGGAGTCCCCCAGACAATGGCAGCTTTCCGGGTTAGATATTTTCTCAATGCGATTGGGTGCAAACTTGTTTTCTATCTCCACAGAGTGGGCAGGGGAGTGTCCACTGGCACCACCTGCCTCTTGAGTGTCTTCCAGGTGATCACGGTCAGCTCCAGGAAATCCAGGTGGGCAAAACTCAAAGAGAAAGCTCCCAAGCATGTTGGCTTTTCTGTTCTCCTGTGCTGGATCCTGTGCATGTTGGTAAACATCATCTTTCCCATATATGTGACTGGCAAACGGAACCACACAAACATCACAGTGAACAAGGATTTGGGAGACTGTTGTGGGAGAGGCAACAACAAAATCGCACAGACACTGCGTGCAATGTTGTTATCATTCCCTGATGTGTTGTGTCTGGGGTTCATGCTCTGGGCCAGCAGCTCCATGGTTTGCATCCTGCACAGGCACAAGCAGCGGGTCCAGCACATTCATAGGAGCAATCTCTCCCCCAGAGCCTCCCCAGAGAACAGAGCTACGCAGAGCATCCTCATCCCGGTGAGCACCTTTGTGTCTTCTTACACTCTCTCCTGCCTTTTGCAAGTTTGTATGGCTCTTTTGGATAATCCCAATAGTTTACTGGTGAACACTTCAGCCTTAATGAGCGCATGTTTCCCAACTCTGAGCCCCTTTGTTCTCATGAGCTGTGACCCCAGTGTATACAGGCTTTGCTTTGCCTGGAAAAGATGACAAGATCTCCTAACCTCATCATAA